Proteins encoded by one window of Deinococcus radiodurans R1 = ATCC 13939 = DSM 20539:
- the mqnP gene encoding menaquinone biosynthesis prenyltransferase MqnP → MSAAARSGTQVKTYLELVKFEHTVFALPFAYAGMLLASMAQNGTGWPGWHTLIWVTVAMAAARTAAMAANRVIDRAIDARNPRTAGREVPSGKVSPAQAWGLVAVSVAVLLFAAWQLNPLCVALLPLALLFLIGYPYTKRFTWLCHAWLGVTDGAAAAGGWIAVTGHFSPVAWALWATVVFWMIGLDTIYATMDYAFDRANGVKSIPARFGIPAALNIAAVSHVLTFGLLLLVGVLAGASVWYYLAALVMGAILLFEHRIVDPQDLGRVNVAFFDANMWLAITMLLGVVMDVTWRTLT, encoded by the coding sequence GTGAGTGCGGCTGCCCGGAGTGGAACACAGGTCAAGACCTATCTGGAACTCGTGAAGTTCGAGCACACAGTGTTCGCGCTGCCCTTTGCCTACGCGGGGATGCTGCTGGCGAGCATGGCCCAGAACGGCACCGGCTGGCCTGGCTGGCACACCCTGATTTGGGTCACGGTGGCGATGGCGGCGGCCCGCACGGCGGCGATGGCGGCCAACCGCGTCATTGACCGCGCTATTGACGCCCGCAACCCCCGCACGGCGGGCCGCGAAGTGCCGAGTGGCAAGGTCAGTCCGGCGCAGGCGTGGGGGCTGGTGGCGGTGAGCGTGGCGGTGCTGCTGTTCGCCGCGTGGCAGCTCAACCCGCTGTGCGTGGCGCTGCTGCCGCTGGCGCTGCTCTTTCTGATCGGCTACCCGTACACCAAGCGCTTTACCTGGCTGTGCCACGCCTGGCTGGGCGTGACCGACGGGGCGGCGGCGGCGGGCGGCTGGATCGCGGTCACCGGGCACTTCTCGCCGGTCGCCTGGGCGCTGTGGGCCACCGTGGTTTTCTGGATGATCGGCCTGGACACCATCTACGCCACGATGGACTACGCCTTCGACCGGGCGAACGGCGTGAAGAGCATTCCGGCACGCTTCGGGATTCCGGCGGCGCTCAACATCGCGGCGGTGAGCCACGTTCTGACGTTCGGGCTGCTGCTGCTCGTCGGTGTGCTGGCGGGCGCGAGCGTCTGGTATTACCTCGCCGCGCTGGTCATGGGCGCCATCTTGCTGTTCGAGCACCGCATCGTGGACCCGCAGGATTTGGGCCGGGTCAACGTGGCTTTTTTCGACGCGAACATGTGGCTGGCGATCACCATGCTGCTGGGGGTCGTGATGGACGTGACGTGGCGGACGCTGACCTGA
- a CDS encoding transglutaminase-like domain-containing protein has protein sequence MTMTNTPRQDSPFEKPVRVRAGFSLTFDVPYATPMIFVVQPQDRLSPTGTRQRIIDQRPLAAAEGIHTYTDTHGNLIWRTVAQPGEFTIGHDLIAEIERRPDPQLPGLRKMMVEELPDDVLQYLLPSRYVDSDLVSAEAWERFGNVQGGWAQVQAVCDYLFDTCVYGYGSNSTTTASQALGSGRAVCRDFAHMGVAFCRALNIPARYVCGYMPDIDYPPDPVPMDFHAWFEAFIDGEWRTFDARHNIPRTGRVLIAQGRDASDVAFTTSFGSAKLVNMKVWADETDFDNTLDIAPNPRIF, from the coding sequence ATGACAATGACCAACACGCCCCGGCAGGATTCCCCTTTTGAAAAGCCCGTGAGGGTGCGGGCCGGCTTCTCGCTCACCTTCGACGTGCCCTACGCCACGCCCATGATTTTTGTCGTTCAGCCGCAAGACCGCCTCTCCCCCACCGGCACCCGCCAGCGCATCATCGACCAGCGCCCGCTCGCCGCTGCCGAGGGCATCCACACCTACACCGACACCCACGGCAACCTCATCTGGCGCACGGTGGCGCAGCCGGGCGAGTTCACCATCGGGCACGACCTGATTGCCGAGATAGAGCGCCGCCCCGACCCGCAGTTGCCGGGCCTGCGCAAGATGATGGTGGAGGAGCTGCCCGACGACGTACTTCAGTACCTGCTGCCGAGCCGCTACGTGGACAGCGACCTCGTGAGCGCCGAGGCCTGGGAACGCTTCGGCAACGTCCAGGGCGGCTGGGCGCAGGTGCAGGCGGTGTGCGACTACCTCTTCGACACCTGCGTGTACGGCTACGGCTCCAACTCGACCACCACGGCGTCGCAGGCCCTCGGCAGCGGGCGAGCGGTGTGCCGCGACTTCGCGCATATGGGCGTGGCGTTTTGCCGGGCGCTCAACATTCCGGCGCGCTATGTCTGCGGGTACATGCCCGACATCGACTATCCGCCCGATCCCGTCCCGATGGACTTTCACGCCTGGTTCGAGGCCTTCATCGACGGCGAGTGGCGCACCTTCGACGCCCGCCACAACATTCCCCGCACGGGCCGTGTCCTGATCGCGCAGGGCCGCGACGCTTCCGACGTGGCGTTCACCACCTCCTTCGGCAGCGCCAAGCTGGTCAACATGAAAGTCTGGGCCGACGAAACGGACTTCGACAACACGCTGGACATCGCGCCGAACCCGCGCATTTTCTGA
- a CDS encoding GTP-binding protein: MSTINFAAREINCKIVYYGPGMCGKTTNLKHVFGKVPGHLRGEMVSLATEDERTLFFDFLPLDLGTVQGFKTRFHLYTVPGQVFYNASRKLILRGVDGIIFVADSAPGRLRANAESMRNLRENLAEHGIDINDVPIVIQINKRDLPDALPADMIRAVIDPQRRYPTYEAVASKGTGVFETLKATSRLVLEKLSRNR, encoded by the coding sequence GTGAGTACCATCAACTTCGCTGCCCGTGAGATCAACTGCAAAATCGTGTACTACGGCCCCGGTATGTGCGGCAAAACCACCAATCTCAAGCATGTGTTCGGCAAAGTACCCGGCCACCTGCGCGGCGAGATGGTGTCGCTGGCGACCGAGGACGAACGCACGCTCTTTTTCGACTTTCTGCCCCTTGACCTCGGCACGGTGCAGGGCTTCAAGACCCGCTTTCACCTCTACACCGTGCCGGGACAGGTCTTTTACAACGCCAGCCGCAAGCTGATTTTGCGCGGCGTAGACGGCATCATTTTCGTAGCCGACTCGGCACCGGGCCGCCTGCGTGCCAACGCCGAGAGCATGCGTAACCTGCGCGAGAACCTCGCCGAACACGGCATCGACATCAACGACGTGCCGATTGTGATTCAGATCAACAAGCGCGACCTGCCCGATGCCCTGCCCGCCGACATGATCCGCGCCGTCATCGACCCCCAGAGGCGGTACCCGACCTACGAGGCCGTCGCTTCCAAGGGCACGGGCGTGTTCGAGACGCTCAAGGCCACCAGCCGCCTGGTGCTGGAAAAGCTGTCGCGCAACCGCTGA
- the rpiA gene encoding ribose 5-phosphate isomerase A — MDLEALKKEAALRSVALVQSGQRVGLGTGSTAKYAIEELGRKLAAGELSGIVGVSTSEASEKLAREVGIPTEPLDPRPLDIAIDGADEIAPNLDLVKGLGGALVREKMTEVQAKRLIIIADHTKLVTRLGEKAPLPIEIVPFGFLSTIERLREFLPGGRLRQPGAQPYVTDNGNYIFDAQLPAEFDARELERRIKGTLGVVDTGLFLGMAERAFVAAPDGVQELTR, encoded by the coding sequence ATGGACCTTGAAGCCCTGAAAAAAGAAGCCGCTTTGCGCTCCGTCGCCCTGGTCCAGAGCGGGCAGCGGGTCGGCCTGGGCACCGGCAGCACCGCCAAATACGCGATTGAAGAACTAGGACGCAAGCTAGCGGCGGGCGAGCTGAGCGGCATCGTGGGCGTGTCCACCAGCGAGGCGAGCGAAAAACTGGCGCGCGAGGTCGGCATTCCGACCGAGCCGCTCGACCCGCGCCCGCTGGACATCGCTATTGACGGCGCTGACGAGATTGCGCCCAATCTGGACCTCGTCAAGGGGCTGGGCGGCGCCCTGGTGCGCGAGAAGATGACCGAGGTGCAGGCGAAGCGGCTGATTATCATCGCTGACCACACCAAACTGGTGACCCGGCTGGGCGAGAAGGCACCGCTGCCCATCGAGATTGTGCCCTTCGGCTTTCTCTCCACCATCGAGCGGCTGCGCGAATTTCTGCCCGGTGGCCGTCTGCGGCAGCCCGGCGCGCAGCCCTACGTGACCGACAACGGCAACTACATCTTCGACGCGCAGTTGCCCGCCGAGTTTGACGCCCGCGAACTGGAACGCCGCATCAAGGGCACGCTCGGGGTGGTGGACACCGGGTTGTTCCTGGGAATGGCCGAGCGGGCCTTCGTGGCCGCGCCGGACGGGGTGCAGGAGCTGACGCGCTGA
- the nimA gene encoding 5-nitroimidazole antibiotic resistance protein NimA codes for MSDFYDPRERDPSVSRRPQNRQSDEWIRELLLRGTIARVATLWQGEDGAAFPFITPLAYAYRPEQGDLVYHTNVVGRLRANAGQGHPATLEVSEIGQFLPSNSPLELSVQYRSVMVFGTARVLAGEDARAALTTLSERVFPGLKVGETTRPISEDDLKRTSVYSLSIDRWSGKENWAEQAIQEEDWPALGPEWLG; via the coding sequence GTGAGCGACTTCTACGACCCCCGCGAGCGCGACCCGAGTGTCAGCCGTCGCCCACAAAATCGCCAGTCCGACGAGTGGATTCGGGAACTGCTGCTGCGCGGCACGATTGCCCGTGTCGCCACCCTCTGGCAGGGCGAGGACGGCGCGGCCTTTCCCTTCATCACGCCGCTGGCCTACGCTTACCGCCCCGAACAGGGCGACCTCGTGTACCACACCAACGTCGTGGGGCGGCTGCGGGCCAATGCGGGGCAAGGGCACCCGGCCACACTGGAAGTCTCCGAAATCGGCCAGTTTCTGCCGAGCAACTCGCCGCTCGAACTCAGCGTGCAGTACCGCAGCGTGATGGTCTTTGGCACGGCGCGGGTGCTGGCGGGCGAGGATGCGCGCGCGGCCCTCACCACCCTCTCCGAGCGGGTGTTCCCTGGTCTGAAAGTGGGGGAGACGACCCGGCCCATTTCCGAGGATGACCTCAAGCGCACCAGCGTTTATAGCCTGTCCATTGACCGCTGGAGCGGCAAGGAAAACTGGGCCGAGCAGGCGATTCAGGAGGAGGACTGGCCGGCGCTGGGGCCGGAGTGGCTGGGGTAA
- a CDS encoding roadblock/LC7 domain-containing protein produces the protein MIEPSLALYGEAFARVDQHLEELLGATGVRYCLLVDRKGFVLSHKEALWAPRPPALDSVATLVASNAAATTALANMLGEPTFAEQTHQGENGTLYVESVGSDALLTLIFDASVALGKVKVYARKTIGKLEPILDEVRDLPEPELGADFSQGATALLDDLLG, from the coding sequence ATGATTGAACCTTCACTTGCCCTGTACGGCGAAGCGTTCGCCCGGGTCGACCAGCATCTGGAAGAGCTGCTCGGCGCCACCGGCGTGCGCTACTGCCTGCTGGTGGACCGCAAGGGCTTCGTGCTGTCGCACAAAGAAGCCCTGTGGGCGCCTCGCCCCCCCGCGCTGGACTCGGTCGCCACGCTGGTCGCCAGCAACGCCGCCGCCACCACGGCGCTGGCGAACATGCTAGGCGAGCCCACCTTCGCGGAGCAGACCCACCAGGGAGAAAACGGCACGCTGTACGTCGAATCGGTGGGCAGTGACGCCCTGCTGACGCTGATTTTCGATGCCAGCGTGGCGCTGGGCAAGGTCAAGGTGTACGCCCGCAAGACCATCGGCAAACTCGAACCCATTCTCGACGAAGTGCGCGACCTGCCCGAGCCCGAACTCGGCGCGGACTTCAGCCAGGGGGCCACCGCTCTGCTTGACGACCTGCTCGGCTGA
- a CDS encoding PaaI family thioesterase: MRPLPTLEELNERGEGFLPGMVGIRFTHIERGLLRSELTVRPELFAPNGYLHAASVVALADTTCGYGTRVLLPDEATGFTTIELKSNHLGTSRQGVVTCEARAVHAGRTTQVWDAEVRNEQGNVMALFRCTQAVLYPKS, encoded by the coding sequence ATGCGTCCCCTTCCCACCCTTGAAGAACTGAACGAGCGCGGCGAGGGCTTTTTGCCCGGCATGGTCGGCATCCGATTTACCCACATTGAGCGCGGGCTGCTGCGCTCCGAGCTGACGGTGCGGCCCGAACTGTTCGCGCCAAACGGCTACCTGCACGCGGCGTCGGTGGTGGCGCTCGCAGATACGACCTGCGGTTACGGCACCCGCGTGCTGCTGCCCGACGAGGCGACCGGGTTCACCACCATCGAACTCAAGAGCAATCACCTGGGCACCTCGCGCCAGGGCGTCGTGACCTGTGAAGCCCGCGCCGTGCACGCCGGGCGCACCACCCAGGTCTGGGATGCCGAGGTCCGCAACGAGCAGGGCAACGTGATGGCGCTGTTCCGCTGCACCCAGGCCGTGCTGTATCCCAAGTCCTGA
- a CDS encoding PLP-dependent aminotransferase family protein: MPDLPFAVTLNRAGPSPIHLQLAAQLREAALAGQLLPGSLLPGTRTLARDLGVTRGVVEAAYALLSADGTLQGEVGRGTRVSRGVGRTAQAAAPSPAWFAPRVPSPGMHSDERPGLHFRTGVTSAAMLNAQAWKRAWAYAARQPVGGGYADAAGLPELRAAVSAFVGRSRGLAATPDTLLLTAGTLQSLGLLARAVLPAGATVLFENPGYRAGRAVLEGAGLRLVPLPVDEDGPVVDNLPPAHAVYVTPSHQFPLGSRLSLPRRLALLAWAERQGALILEDDYDGEFRYDVPPLPPLASLDTARRVVYLGTFSKVLSPALRTGFVVAAPALLAALSHERALTDGGHAPALQHALLHLLTSGEVDRHVRRARRWHAQVREALTAELSPLAPLATLRGIEAGLHVCLHLAPPLDAETVAQELAERGVYVETLRTFTFTEPPKNALVLGYGGLTVKEAQAGARRIREVVEAYSAGRKKSR; the protein is encoded by the coding sequence ATGCCCGACCTGCCTTTTGCCGTAACACTCAACCGCGCTGGCCCTTCGCCCATCCACCTGCAACTCGCCGCTCAACTGCGCGAAGCGGCGCTGGCCGGGCAGTTGCTTCCCGGAAGTCTGCTGCCGGGCACGCGCACGCTCGCCCGTGACCTCGGGGTGACGCGGGGCGTGGTGGAGGCCGCCTACGCGCTGCTGTCCGCCGACGGCACGCTGCAAGGCGAGGTGGGGCGCGGCACCCGGGTCAGCCGGGGCGTGGGGCGCACGGCGCAGGCCGCCGCACCGTCGCCCGCGTGGTTTGCACCGCGTGTGCCCTCCCCGGGCATGCACAGCGACGAGCGGCCCGGCCTTCACTTCCGCACGGGCGTCACCTCGGCGGCGATGCTGAACGCGCAGGCCTGGAAACGCGCTTGGGCCTACGCGGCGCGGCAGCCGGTGGGAGGCGGTTACGCGGACGCGGCGGGCCTGCCCGAACTGCGCGCGGCGGTGTCCGCCTTCGTGGGGCGCTCGCGGGGGCTGGCGGCCACACCGGATACGCTGCTGCTCACGGCAGGCACCCTGCAAAGCCTCGGCCTGCTGGCGCGGGCGGTGCTGCCGGCGGGAGCGACGGTGCTGTTTGAGAACCCCGGTTACCGCGCGGGCCGCGCCGTGCTGGAAGGGGCCGGACTGCGCCTCGTGCCGCTGCCGGTGGACGAGGACGGGCCAGTGGTGGACAACCTGCCGCCCGCGCACGCCGTCTACGTCACTCCCAGCCACCAGTTCCCCCTCGGCAGCCGCCTGAGCCTGCCGCGCCGCCTCGCGCTGCTGGCCTGGGCCGAGCGGCAGGGCGCGCTGATTCTGGAAGACGACTACGACGGCGAATTCCGCTACGACGTGCCGCCACTCCCTCCGCTCGCCAGCCTGGACACGGCGAGGCGGGTGGTGTACCTCGGCACCTTTTCCAAGGTTCTGAGTCCGGCGCTGAGAACCGGCTTCGTGGTGGCGGCCCCGGCGCTGCTGGCCGCCCTGAGCCATGAGCGCGCCCTGACCGACGGGGGCCACGCCCCGGCGCTTCAGCACGCGCTGCTGCACCTGCTGACTTCCGGCGAGGTGGACCGCCATGTCCGCCGCGCCCGGCGCTGGCACGCGCAGGTGCGGGAGGCTCTGACGGCGGAACTTTCCCCGCTCGCGCCCCTTGCCACACTGCGGGGCATTGAGGCCGGGCTGCATGTTTGCCTACACCTCGCGCCGCCGTTAGACGCCGAGACCGTCGCGCAGGAACTCGCCGAGCGCGGGGTGTACGTGGAGACATTGCGGACCTTCACTTTCACTGAACCGCCAAAAAACGCGCTGGTGCTGGGCTACGGCGGGCTGACGGTCAAGGAGGCACAGGCAGGGGCGCGGAGGATTCGGGAGGTCGTAGAAGCCTACTCAGCGGGCAGAAAAAAGTCCCGCTGA
- a CDS encoding peroxiredoxin, producing the protein MTDSDSQSPDTQPEVARLQPGDTFPDFSLPDAAGDLHSLGQYDGKYVVLYVYPKDDTPGCTREACDFRDHQLLRQHGAVILGVSRDDAASHQQFADKYSLPFPLLSDPDAEFLRAIGSYGPKTMYGKTSEGVKRQTFLIGPDGKLVKSWLAVQVDGHADAVAAAIDKDLQKKGQA; encoded by the coding sequence ATGACCGATTCTGATTCCCAGAGCCCGGACACTCAGCCCGAAGTGGCGCGCCTCCAGCCCGGCGACACCTTCCCCGACTTCTCGCTGCCCGACGCGGCGGGCGACCTGCACAGCCTGGGCCAGTACGACGGCAAATACGTCGTGCTGTACGTCTACCCCAAGGACGACACCCCCGGCTGCACCAGGGAAGCCTGTGATTTCCGCGACCATCAGCTCCTGCGGCAGCACGGCGCGGTCATCCTGGGCGTGAGCCGCGACGACGCCGCGAGCCACCAGCAGTTTGCCGACAAGTACAGCCTGCCCTTCCCGCTGCTGAGCGACCCGGATGCCGAATTTTTGCGGGCCATCGGCAGCTACGGCCCCAAGACGATGTACGGCAAGACCAGCGAGGGCGTCAAGCGGCAGACGTTCCTGATCGGCCCCGACGGCAAACTCGTCAAGTCGTGGCTGGCGGTGCAGGTGGACGGACACGCCGACGCGGTTGCTGCCGCGATTGACAAGGATCTGCAAAAGAAGGGCCAGGCCTGA
- a CDS encoding LysM peptidoglycan-binding domain-containing M23 family metallopeptidase: protein MKARFLLLAALLSGVAGAYTVKKGDTLYSLARGSGLTVDALMRLNGLSTPELRVGQVIKLPGEGAATPATPAPAAPTPATPAPAAPAPAPAVPTKLPTVATAANVLKLPGVTITAPKALKMGDGFALRLSGEQAANVTVRFPSELGEDVRQPNEELRPLWSSGQYIVPGRVVLGKTTPVIYEVRLGGDVVRGQIPVGDLGQRVQHLNLPPSISKVLQDPAREAEDAAVEQAYQRRTPQQWQQPFASALASGKATSSSFGQPRTYVAGGKVAYHYGTDYPARSGTAVLAINDGTVVIAGRYPVRGGLVVIDHGAGVVSLYFHQSKVTAKVGQQIKRGQKVGEVGSTGLSAGPHLHLEVRVRGEGTNPAGWMGKLWP, encoded by the coding sequence ATGAAGGCCCGTTTTTTGCTGCTCGCCGCCCTGCTCTCGGGCGTGGCCGGGGCGTACACCGTCAAAAAAGGCGACACCCTCTACTCGCTGGCCCGGGGCAGTGGCCTAACGGTGGACGCCCTGATGCGGCTCAACGGCCTGAGCACCCCTGAACTGCGGGTGGGGCAGGTCATCAAATTGCCGGGCGAGGGAGCGGCGACTCCGGCCACGCCAGCACCCGCAGCCCCCACACCGGCAACCCCGGCTCCGGCGGCCCCCGCACCAGCCCCTGCCGTGCCCACCAAGCTGCCCACCGTGGCGACGGCGGCCAACGTGCTCAAGCTGCCCGGCGTGACGATTACGGCCCCCAAGGCCCTGAAGATGGGCGACGGTTTCGCGCTGCGGCTGAGCGGCGAGCAGGCGGCGAACGTGACGGTGCGCTTTCCCAGTGAACTCGGCGAGGACGTGCGGCAGCCCAACGAGGAACTGCGGCCCCTGTGGAGCAGCGGGCAGTACATCGTGCCGGGCCGGGTGGTGCTCGGCAAGACCACCCCGGTGATCTACGAGGTGCGGCTGGGCGGCGACGTGGTGCGCGGACAGATTCCGGTGGGCGACCTCGGGCAGCGGGTGCAGCACCTCAACCTGCCGCCGAGCATCAGCAAAGTGCTGCAAGACCCCGCGCGCGAAGCCGAGGACGCTGCCGTGGAACAGGCGTACCAGCGCCGCACGCCGCAGCAGTGGCAGCAGCCCTTCGCCTCCGCGCTCGCGAGCGGTAAAGCCACGAGCAGCTCTTTTGGGCAGCCGCGCACCTACGTTGCGGGCGGCAAGGTCGCCTACCACTACGGCACCGACTACCCCGCCCGCAGCGGCACAGCGGTGCTCGCCATCAACGACGGCACGGTGGTCATCGCGGGCCGCTACCCGGTGCGCGGCGGCTTGGTCGTCATCGACCACGGGGCCGGGGTGGTCAGCCTGTACTTCCACCAGAGCAAAGTGACGGCGAAGGTGGGGCAGCAGATTAAGCGTGGGCAGAAGGTGGGCGAGGTCGGCAGCACCGGCCTGAGTGCCGGGCCGCACCTGCACCTCGAAGTCCGGGTGCGCGGCGAAGGCACCAACCCGGCGGGGTGGATGGGCAAGCTCTGGCCGTGA
- a CDS encoding YfiT family bacillithiol transferase: protein MSDPRYPIGPAPAVQTLTHEQRQERLAHLAALPEEFEAAFAGLSDAQLDTPYREGGWTLRQLAHHVADSHLNAYVRTKLALTEDRPTVKTYEENLWAELPDTRAIAPSLDLLRGLHRRWVAVLESLTPEQWARVFVHPVSGPNTLDTMLAYYTWHGQHHTAHALNLRQERGW, encoded by the coding sequence ATGTCTGACCCCCGATATCCCATCGGCCCCGCGCCCGCCGTCCAGACCCTCACGCACGAGCAGCGGCAGGAGCGGCTGGCCCACCTGGCAGCACTGCCAGAAGAATTTGAGGCGGCGTTTGCGGGCCTCAGCGACGCACAACTGGACACGCCCTACCGCGAAGGCGGCTGGACCCTGCGCCAGCTCGCGCACCACGTTGCCGACAGTCACCTCAACGCCTATGTCCGCACCAAGCTGGCCCTGACCGAGGACCGCCCGACCGTCAAAACCTACGAGGAAAACCTCTGGGCCGAGCTGCCCGATACGCGCGCCATCGCGCCGAGCCTCGACCTGTTGCGGGGCCTGCATCGGCGCTGGGTGGCCGTGCTGGAGAGCCTGACCCCTGAGCAGTGGGCGCGCGTCTTCGTTCACCCGGTCAGCGGTCCCAACACGCTCGACACCATGCTGGCCTACTACACCTGGCACGGCCAGCACCACACCGCCCACGCCCTGAACCTGAGACAGGAGCGCGGCTGGTGA
- a CDS encoding thioredoxin domain-containing protein produces the protein MPNRLAQESSPYLLQHQDNPVDWWPWSPEAFAEARQRDVPVLLSVGYSTCHWCHVMAHESFENERTAAFMNAHFVNIKVDREERPDVDAVYMAATQALTGQGGWPMTVFLTPDAEPFYAGTYFPPQEGMGMPSFMRVLASIDDVWQNRRDQALGNAQALTEHVRGASQPTRREGELPGGALARAVENAARLYDAQFGGFGRAPKFPAPSTLDFLLTQPQGREMALHTLRMMGAGGIYDQLGGGFHRYSVDAQWLVPHFEKMLYDNAQLVRTLLRAYQLTGEDDFARLARETLAYLEREMLAPDGGFYSAQDADTPTEHGGVEGLTFTWTPDEIRAVLGEDADLALRSFNVTAQGNFRDPHQPAYGSRNVLHTPTPLPALARELGDDAAQRLQAARAKLFAARQVRPQPHTDDKVLTSWNGLVLAALADAARILGEEKYLDLARRNADFVHRELRLPGGTLRHTFKDGRASVEGLLEDHALYGLGLVALFQAGGDLAHLHWARELWNIVRRDFWDEGAGVFYSSGGHAETLLTRQASFFDSAILSDNAAAALLGVWMNRYFGDAEAEAIARRTVQSFHAELLAAPTGLGGLWQVAAFLEAPHTEIAVIGTPAERQPLERELAWHFLPFTALAPADEGGDLPVLEARPGGGQAYVCVNHACQLPTRDPAELARQVAAL, from the coding sequence ATGCCCAACCGACTCGCGCAGGAAAGCAGCCCGTACCTTCTCCAGCACCAGGACAACCCGGTGGACTGGTGGCCCTGGTCGCCCGAAGCCTTTGCCGAGGCCCGGCAGCGCGACGTGCCGGTACTGCTTTCGGTGGGCTACTCCACCTGCCACTGGTGCCACGTGATGGCGCACGAGTCGTTTGAGAACGAGCGAACGGCGGCCTTCATGAACGCCCACTTCGTGAACATCAAAGTGGACCGCGAGGAAAGGCCCGACGTGGACGCGGTGTACATGGCCGCCACCCAGGCGCTGACCGGGCAAGGCGGCTGGCCGATGACGGTGTTCCTGACGCCCGACGCCGAGCCGTTCTACGCGGGTACGTATTTTCCGCCGCAGGAAGGCATGGGGATGCCCAGTTTCATGCGGGTGCTGGCGAGCATCGACGACGTGTGGCAAAACCGGCGCGACCAGGCACTCGGCAACGCGCAGGCCCTCACCGAGCATGTGCGCGGGGCGAGCCAGCCCACGCGGCGTGAGGGCGAGTTGCCCGGGGGCGCACTGGCCCGCGCGGTGGAAAACGCTGCCCGGCTGTACGACGCGCAGTTCGGCGGCTTTGGCCGGGCACCCAAGTTTCCCGCGCCCAGCACGCTGGATTTCCTGCTGACCCAGCCACAGGGCCGCGAGATGGCGCTGCACACCCTGCGGATGATGGGCGCGGGCGGCATCTACGACCAGCTCGGCGGCGGCTTTCACCGCTACTCGGTGGACGCGCAGTGGCTCGTTCCCCACTTCGAAAAGATGCTCTACGACAACGCCCAGCTCGTGCGGACGCTGCTGCGGGCCTATCAGCTCACCGGAGAAGACGACTTCGCCCGCCTCGCCCGCGAAACGCTGGCTTATCTGGAACGCGAGATGCTCGCGCCGGACGGCGGCTTTTACTCTGCCCAGGACGCCGATACTCCCACCGAACATGGCGGCGTAGAGGGGTTGACCTTCACCTGGACCCCCGATGAAATTCGCGCGGTGCTGGGTGAGGACGCCGATTTGGCGCTGCGCTCCTTCAACGTGACCGCGCAAGGTAATTTCCGCGACCCGCACCAGCCCGCTTACGGCAGCCGCAACGTGCTGCACACGCCGACGCCGCTGCCAGCCCTGGCGCGCGAACTGGGAGACGACGCCGCTCAGCGGTTGCAGGCGGCGCGGGCCAAGCTGTTCGCCGCCCGCCAAGTGCGCCCGCAGCCGCACACCGACGACAAGGTGCTGACCTCGTGGAACGGGCTGGTGCTGGCCGCGCTGGCCGACGCCGCGCGCATTCTGGGCGAAGAAAAATACCTGGACCTCGCCCGCCGCAACGCCGACTTTGTGCACCGTGAGCTGCGCCTGCCAGGTGGCACCCTGCGCCACACATTCAAGGACGGGCGGGCCAGCGTGGAAGGGCTGCTGGAAGACCACGCGCTTTACGGGCTGGGGCTGGTCGCGCTGTTCCAGGCGGGCGGCGACCTCGCACACCTGCACTGGGCGCGCGAGCTGTGGAACATAGTGCGGCGCGACTTCTGGGACGAGGGAGCAGGGGTCTTTTACTCCAGCGGCGGGCACGCCGAGACGCTGCTGACCCGGCAGGCGTCCTTTTTCGACTCGGCCATTCTCAGCGACAACGCCGCCGCCGCGCTGCTCGGCGTATGGATGAACCGCTATTTCGGAGACGCGGAAGCCGAGGCCATCGCCCGGCGCACCGTCCAGAGCTTCCATGCCGAACTGCTCGCCGCGCCGACGGGTCTGGGCGGGCTGTGGCAGGTGGCGGCGTTCCTGGAGGCGCCGCATACCGAAATCGCTGTCATCGGCACTCCCGCCGAGCGGCAACCGCTGGAACGCGAACTGGCGTGGCATTTCCTGCCCTTCACGGCTCTCGCCCCCGCCGACGAGGGCGGCGACCTCCCAGTGCTAGAAGCGCGACCCGGCGGCGGACAGGCGTATGTGTGCGTGAACCACGCCTGCCAGTTGCCGACCCGGGACCCGGCAGAGCTGGCGCGGCAGGTGGCGGCGCTGTAA